In Streptomyces sp. NBC_01439, the following are encoded in one genomic region:
- a CDS encoding vWA domain-containing protein: protein MNAPTTTAQPTGAESTGALDLDKLFAARLHAARVRPYLATALFALHAVESRQVPTMAVDRHWRCYVSPGFVDRTPVEELAGVWVHEVSHLLRDHHGRGDRVARERGLTGPGERLRMNIAADCEINDDAYGEGLVRPEGALVPEDLGLSPGELMEDYLRQFRLGPLTQELVWLDCGSGADGLEREWDLGPDGAHGLSAQEQDAVRFRVAQGINGRPGSAPAGWRRWAEEAFHPPQPWRELLGAAVRSAASGAGAGEDYSYARPSRRSTALPGVVLPSLRRRPPRVCVVIDTSGSVSDAELGSALLEVAAIARAVGGRSDMVSVVPCDAAARIVHPLCSGEGIPLLGGGGTDLRTGFAKALGTGPRPDVIVVLTDGQTAWPDTRPPCRTVVGLFHRNRGSRWREDDPDYVPDAPPAWARVVTIGSPGAH, encoded by the coding sequence ATGAACGCACCGACGACGACGGCGCAGCCGACGGGGGCGGAGTCGACGGGGGCGCTGGACCTCGACAAGCTCTTCGCGGCCCGGCTGCACGCCGCCCGGGTCCGGCCCTATCTGGCGACGGCTCTGTTCGCCCTGCACGCCGTGGAGTCACGGCAGGTGCCGACGATGGCCGTCGACCGCCACTGGCGGTGCTACGTCTCACCGGGGTTCGTGGACCGGACGCCGGTGGAGGAGCTCGCCGGGGTCTGGGTCCACGAGGTGTCCCACCTGCTGCGCGACCACCACGGACGCGGCGACCGGGTCGCCCGGGAACGCGGGCTGACCGGCCCGGGCGAACGGCTGCGGATGAACATCGCCGCGGACTGCGAGATCAACGACGACGCGTACGGCGAGGGGCTGGTACGCCCCGAAGGTGCGCTGGTGCCGGAGGACCTGGGGCTGTCCCCGGGCGAGCTCATGGAGGACTACCTGCGGCAGTTCCGGCTCGGACCGCTGACGCAAGAGCTGGTCTGGCTGGACTGCGGCAGCGGCGCCGACGGTCTGGAACGCGAGTGGGACCTGGGGCCGGACGGCGCGCACGGCCTCAGCGCGCAGGAGCAGGACGCGGTCCGGTTCCGGGTGGCGCAGGGGATCAACGGCCGTCCGGGGAGCGCACCCGCGGGGTGGCGGCGGTGGGCCGAGGAGGCGTTCCACCCGCCGCAGCCCTGGCGGGAGTTGCTGGGCGCTGCGGTCCGGTCGGCGGCCTCCGGTGCGGGGGCGGGCGAGGACTACAGCTACGCCCGGCCCTCCCGGCGCTCGACCGCGCTGCCCGGCGTCGTGCTCCCGAGCCTGCGGCGCAGACCGCCCCGCGTCTGCGTGGTCATCGACACCTCCGGTTCGGTCAGCGACGCCGAGCTGGGCAGTGCGCTGCTGGAGGTCGCCGCGATCGCCCGCGCCGTGGGCGGCCGGAGCGACATGGTCAGCGTGGTGCCGTGCGACGCGGCGGCCCGGATCGTGCACCCGCTGTGCAGCGGCGAGGGCATCCCGCTGCTGGGCGGCGGAGGGACGGATCTACGCACCGGATTCGCCAAGGCGCTCGGCACGGGACCCCGGCCCGACGTGATCGTGGTCCTGACGGACGGACAGACCGCCTGGCCGGACACTCGACCACCGTGCCGCACGGTGGTGGGCCTCTTCCACCGGAACCGGGGGAGCCGTTGGCGCGAGGACGACCCCGACTACGTGCCGGACGCCCCGCCCGCCTGGGCCCGCGTGGTGACCATCGGATCCCCCGGCGCCCACTGA
- a CDS encoding AAA family ATPase, protein MPSHVPFPATDVTAPAPASLDVAEQLLALLSDTTTEPRPDDQLEALTLAVAADLPVLLWGEPGIGKTAALTQLAESLELPLTTVIASVHEPSDFSGLPVVGDDPAEQGVPMAPPDWAVRLVRAGRGLLFLDELSTAPPAVQAALLRLVLERRIGSLQLPPGVRIVAAANPRGSAADGWELSPPLANRFVHLQWTHDHDVVLRGLGGTWPRATLPRLDAERLPAAVDRARRAVCGLLTTRPALVHRLPTTETRRGGAWPSPRSWDMTIRLLAFAHAAGSSGEVVSLLVRGTVGDGPGLELLASLDRMDLPDPEELLADPAGADLPERGDRRQATLDGVVAAVRRRPDKSRWDAAWALLVRALETGAPDLVVVPATTLATLRQEDWDVPESIERLAGVVTLSRRADLSRERAAARTGDPVGADR, encoded by the coding sequence ATGCCCTCGCACGTCCCGTTCCCCGCCACCGACGTCACCGCCCCCGCCCCCGCCTCGCTGGACGTCGCCGAGCAACTGCTGGCCCTGCTGAGCGACACCACGACCGAACCGCGCCCCGACGACCAACTGGAGGCCCTGACCCTTGCCGTGGCCGCCGACCTGCCGGTGCTCCTGTGGGGTGAGCCCGGCATCGGCAAGACCGCGGCGCTGACACAGCTCGCCGAGAGCCTGGAACTGCCCCTGACCACGGTGATCGCCAGCGTGCACGAGCCGTCCGACTTCTCGGGCCTGCCCGTCGTCGGAGACGATCCCGCCGAGCAGGGCGTCCCGATGGCCCCGCCGGACTGGGCCGTGCGACTCGTACGGGCCGGGCGCGGACTGCTGTTCCTCGACGAACTGTCCACGGCGCCGCCGGCCGTCCAGGCCGCCCTGCTCCGACTCGTGCTCGAACGCCGGATCGGCTCGCTCCAACTGCCTCCCGGCGTAAGGATCGTGGCCGCCGCCAACCCGCGGGGCTCGGCGGCCGACGGTTGGGAGCTCAGTCCGCCCCTGGCCAACCGGTTCGTCCACCTCCAGTGGACCCACGACCACGACGTCGTGCTCCGCGGACTCGGCGGAACCTGGCCCCGGGCGACCCTGCCGCGCTTGGACGCCGAGAGGCTGCCCGCGGCCGTGGACCGCGCCCGCCGTGCGGTCTGCGGGCTCCTCACCACCCGCCCCGCGCTCGTGCACCGGCTGCCCACCACCGAGACCCGTCGGGGAGGCGCCTGGCCGTCGCCCCGCAGCTGGGACATGACGATACGTCTGCTCGCCTTCGCCCACGCGGCCGGCTCCTCCGGAGAAGTTGTCTCCCTTCTCGTCAGGGGCACGGTGGGGGACGGTCCGGGGCTGGAGCTGCTCGCCTCCTTGGACCGGATGGACCTCCCGGACCCCGAGGAGCTGCTCGCCGACCCGGCCGGCGCTGACCTGCCCGAGCGGGGAGACCGGCGCCAGGCCACGCTCGACGGCGTGGTGGCCGCGGTCCGCAGGCGCCCTGACAAGTCCCGCTGGGACGCGGCGTGGGCACTGCTGGTCCGGGCGCTGGAGACCGGAGCCCCCGACCTGGTGGTCGTCCCCGCGACCACCCTCGCCACGCTGCGCCAGGAGGACTGGGACGTGCCGGAGTCGATCGAGCGGCTCGCCGGAGTGGTGACCCTGTCCCGGCGGGCGGACCTGTCGCGGGAGCGCGCGGCGGCACGGACCGGTGACCCGGTGGGGGCCGACCGATGA
- the thpR gene encoding RNA 2',3'-cyclic phosphodiesterase: MNEKTQAATVRVFIALAPPDDAKEELEQRLRPAYAAYPRMRWNRIEDWHITLAFLGELPVTALELLRPPLAELARARRPLRLALRGGGHFDERVLWTGIDGDLEGLHLLASEVRAAVTDCGIPFHGRPLRPHLTLARSRRHDTTSAVEAATGLDAFTGRPWETRRLHLVGSNTGRGPGPIHYRDIQAWPFEGVDG, translated from the coding sequence GTGAACGAAAAGACCCAGGCAGCGACCGTCCGCGTGTTCATAGCGCTGGCCCCGCCCGACGACGCGAAGGAAGAGCTGGAACAACGGCTGCGGCCGGCCTACGCCGCGTACCCGCGCATGCGCTGGAACCGCATCGAGGACTGGCACATCACCCTGGCCTTCCTCGGCGAGCTCCCGGTGACCGCCCTCGAACTCCTGCGGCCGCCGCTCGCGGAGCTGGCCCGGGCCCGGCGGCCCTTGCGGCTGGCGCTGCGCGGCGGCGGGCACTTCGACGAGCGGGTCCTGTGGACCGGGATCGACGGAGACCTCGAAGGGCTGCACCTCCTCGCCTCCGAGGTGCGCGCCGCGGTCACCGACTGCGGCATCCCCTTCCACGGCCGGCCCCTGCGCCCCCACCTGACGCTGGCCCGCTCCCGCCGCCACGACACCACCAGCGCGGTGGAGGCGGCCACCGGACTCGACGCGTTCACCGGCCGCCCGTGGGAGACCCGGCGCCTGCACCTCGTCGGGAGCAACACCGGCCGCGGCCCCGGCCCCATCCACTACCGCGACATCCAGGCCTGGCCCTTCGAGGGCGTCGACGGTTGA